A region from the Vicia villosa cultivar HV-30 ecotype Madison, WI linkage group LG3, Vvil1.0, whole genome shotgun sequence genome encodes:
- the LOC131657106 gene encoding histone H2A.2-like, producing MDATTKVKKGAGGWKGGGLRKKSVTRSVRAGLQFSVGRIGRFLKKGRYAQRVGTGAPVYLAAVLEYLAAEVLELAGNAARDNKWKSISPRHLLLAIRNDEELGKLLAGVTIAHGGVLPNINPVLLPKRTENTSKEPKSPSKAKKTPKKA from the exons ATGGATGCAACCACAAAGGTGAAGAAAGGAGCAGGAGGATGGAAGGGAGGAGGACTAAGGAAGAAGTCGGTAACCAGATCTGTTAGAGCCGGACTTCAATTTTCCGTCGGAAGAATCGGTcgatttttgaagaaaggaagatATGCTCAGCGTGTTGGTACTGGTGCTCCTGTTTACCTAGCTGCCGTTCTTGAATATCTCGCTGCTGAG GTTCTTGAGTTGGCTGGAAATGCAGCACGTGACAACAAGTGGAAGAGTATTAGTCCAAGGCATTTGTTGTTGGCTATTAGGAATGATGAAGAACTCGGTAAATTACTTGCTGGTGTTACCATCGCTCATGGTGGTGTTCTTCCTAACATCAACCCTGTTCTTTTGCCTAAGAGGACTGAAAATACTTCAAAGGAACCTAAATCCCCATCAAAGGCCAAGAAAACTCCCAAGAAAGCTTAG